Proteins from a single region of Pseudorasbora parva isolate DD20220531a chromosome 22, ASM2467924v1, whole genome shotgun sequence:
- the prxl2b gene encoding prostamide/prostaglandin F synthase — MSSVNLTTLGANLLKNTTSGEMVEVGSLWREQAVVLFFLRRFGCQVCRWMAGEVSKLDKDLKANGVALIGIGPEEVGVKEFKDGGFFKGDIYIDEKKQCYKDLGFKRYNAVNVVPAAMGKQVREIASKASAEGIHGNFSGDLLQSGGLLIVAKGGEKVLLHFVQKTPGDNASLEDITKALGISANVQSGEKPQCNEDVCTR, encoded by the exons ATGTCATCCGTGAATTTGACCACCCTAGGAGCCAACCTACTAAAAAACACTACGTCTGGAGAG ATGGTGGAGGTTGGTTCTCTGTGGCGGGAGCAGGCGGTCGTCCTCTTCTTCTTGCGGAGGTTTGGTTGTCAGGTGTGCCGGTGGATGGCAGGGGAGGTCAGTAAACTGGACAAAGACCTGAAAGCAAACGGTGTCGCTCTGATTGGCATCGGACCTGAAGAAGTAGGAGTGAAGGAGTTCAAAGATGGGGGATTCTTCAAGGGCG aCATCTACATTGACGAGAAGAAACAGTGTTACAAAGATTTAGGATTTAAAAG GTACAATGCTGTGAATGTGGTTCCTGCTGCCATGGGAAAGCAAGTGCGAGAAATTGCCTCTAAg GCGAGTGCAGAAGGAATTCATGGGAACTTTAGTGGAGATCTTCTGCAGAGTGGAGGCCTACTCATCGTCgcaaaag GTGGAGAGAAGGTTTTGCTGCATTTTGTCCAGAAAACACCTGGAGACAACGCGTCTCTTGAGGACATCACCAAAGCCCTCGGGATCTCTGCGAACGTCCAGTCTGGTGAAAAGCCACAG TGCAATGAAGATGTTTGCACAAGATAG